The following is a genomic window from Apodemus sylvaticus chromosome 10, mApoSyl1.1, whole genome shotgun sequence.
tatgtgagtacactgttgctttcttcagacacaccagaagagggcatcagaccccatcacagatggttgtgagccaccatgtgattgctgggaattgaactcaggacctctggaagaatagtcagttctcttaatcgctgagccatctctccagcccctggctttAAGATAAGTTCCGCTGTAGCTCAGACAGACAACTCAccgtgtaacccaggctgaccctgaactcctgaccttctgcttcagcctcaggGCTGAGACCCCCACACTCGGCCTGAAAGGGATGTGGAAGGATCGACTACTGCCCAGCGAATGTAAAGATGACAAAGACACACGAAGTGTAAGTGTAGATTATAAAACACTGTGATATGAGACGATCAAGGTGACTTTGAATCTGTATAGATGATTTGGAAAGACAGGACCCAAACAAATCAGAGGAAGATGTGCCTTTCTGTGAGGAGTAAGGGATGGATGCAGAGGAGACTCACACTCATGGCTCTGAAACTCTTCCTTTCATTTTGCCCTGTTTAAAGTCTTTTATAAGCAGTTGTTACTTTTGTAATCTCAATTCTAAGCATTTTACTAAGTAAGGCTTAGGTAGAGTGAGGGTGTGGCTCAAAGATGGGGTGTGGGGTGTAGGACATTGGTGGGGAGTAGGGTATAGTTCAGTTGCCAATCATGAGTTCAATAGGTTTGGTCCCCtgtactgtaaaaaaataaaaaagagaacaaagttCAAACGCCTGCAAAACTATGCTTCCTTCAGCTATACTTTTAATCTAAGGTGGCCAGGAAGTTAGCCTTTTAGTAGAAATATGCAATttgaatgatttttatgtttttcatgcTTTAtggataaaaaatatttatatgattttTCCCAATATGTAGACAATGCtttcctgtttcaaaataaatgtatttattttattttttttaaagatttatttatttatttatatatatataagtacacttttttatatatatatatataagtacactttatttatatatatataagtacattatatatatatatatttatatatatataagtacactgtagctgtcttcagacactccagaagagggcgtcagatcttgttacagatggttgtgagccaccatgtgggtgctgggatttgaactcaggaccttcagaagagcagtcagtgctctcaaccactgagccatctctccaagcacCTGTCTATTTTCAAAAGACTAAAAAGGCTAGACCAGTGGCCTAGACAGAGCATTCACAATGAGGTAGCAGGTGAGCCTGTCTTCTCTCAGCTCCAGGGTCTGCTCCTTCAATGCATTCCAAATCTAGAATGTTCTTTCCTATTCAGGAAAGAAACTCATCTTGAAAACCCATTCCTCCAAGGCTCACTTGAATATATCAGCTGTAGTGtttgagggttttgttgttgttgttgttgttgttgttgtttttcatacTATACAGTGAACACCAGCtgccttccccagggaagaaatTCAACACCAACAGGCATCCCCTCATGCAGAAATCTGTATCTTCAGCTGCCTCAACTACCCCAAGCTGGACTTGCTCTGTCTTCCCAGTTTGCTATCACCACCCCATCTTCTGTGTAAACACATCCACCACCTTACCTCACTCACCAAACAGTTCACAAGGCTTAAGGGTCACTGCCACTTAGGTGCCTTAGACTACCTGGGACTATCTGCCTAGTCCAGCCCTCTCCCTGCACACACAGGGATGGGGAGCCGGGGGACTcctccatgtgcacacagacCATGGAGTATCACACTATGGCCCAAGGGAATCCCTGCTTTCATGTAGCTTCTGCTTGCTGCACACAGAGCATGGTTGACAGCTGGAGAAGTCCCCTCCCTGTCCCAACACGACGGAGCTGTCAAATACACACCAAGGAAAAAAATGCAGCctctgttttacattttcttgtcttgcACAAGGACCAGAGCCTTGGATTTAAACATCTGAAGCTGCAGAATCAACGAGAATCACTATAAGTAGTAGTTACTGTAACATCACACTATACACAGTCATACTGTGATAAAATTCTGAGATTTCCCCCAAGAGACTGAAGACTTGACTCTGGGGCTCTGTGCCACTCAATACTGACCTCCTAACCACTGTGATGATCAAGTCGACTGATGTAGGTTTGGGGAGCAAGAGAGGCAAAACAGGAAACCACCATTAAAGATTTCCAGGTATAAGATGTGTGCTGAGCGTAAAGGAGGCtgaagccccagccccagccccatgcAGAACTCATCGAAGGTGGCATGCAGTAGGACCGTGTGGGAATGGGGAAGAGGCCTCACAAACGGGAACATGTGTCTGGCCAGAGATACACTGGTTAAGTAAAAACCATTGTTGTTAGCAGAGTGGGGCAGAACCTTTCTGGGGGGTTGCTGCAGGGGATCACCTCGGAGGAGGCTGATCTTTTCACTTGTAGGAAACACCATTTTCTGACCCTCCTAGTCTCTGCTCTCTTAGCTAGCAGGTGACAGAGCCAAGGACAAACTGCATGGAAACAGCCCAGGCATTCTCCTCTGATGTTTCACTGAACTAGAAGCCTTAAGGACTCTGCCTGCCAGGGGTTGGCTAGGGCCATCTCTAATGCTCAGTCTTGAGAACTATGACTATGTTCTAGGTCATTAAGACTGATTTTAGGtgggttttctttgtttacataaaagagaaactaatcacaaacacacacacacacaaaaacccgcACTAGGTTTAACTATAGTAACTGTCTCATTACATGTACAACACTCCAATCTGAACCTTTAATGAAGACAATTTTTAAGTCTATTCACGGTACTTATGGTACATCCTGATAGATCAGGAAGATGGCCTCAAAGATCTTTGCAGTGCCTGTCAAAAGGTACAGtgagccgggtagtggtggcacacgtctttaatcccagcacttgaaaggcagaggcaggcggatttctgagttcgaggccagcctggtctacagagtgagttccaggacagccagtgaatGTTCAATTGTCTTGGCTCCTGGTGGTCTTAGCATCTAGTCAGTGTCCCCAGGACCAGAGCTCTGCTTGTATGTACCTCTCCATCTTTGACCTCCACCCAGCCCTTCCGTGCCACCTAAAGTCCTACCATACTGGTAATTCTCTCTCTCCTGGGCTGACCCACTGTGTCAGTGGGCCTCACTGGCCAGCCCTAGCATGCCTTTTGATCATGGTCTCAGGCAGCCCAGAccggcctcaaattcactatgtagctgaaggtGATTGAACATACAACCCTGTCCTTCacttcctggatgctgggattacagatgtggacCACATCTGATCACACTGCTCTAGGGAGTGGCCTCTGCTCCAGCCCAATCTTCACCTCTAGGGCTCCCAAGGACCTGATTTACTGGATGTTCACAGGTGTCTCCCATCTGTGTCTAAATATACTCAGGCCTCTCCTACCTAGAACCAGATGTGCTCCAACTCAGGACTCACTCTCTGTGAATATCTCCTGACACTGCAATGGACAGAAACCACCATCTACTGGAAATTCAAGATTCAGCATCACACCAATTTTAATAACCAAGTGTCCCTAACttgatccctccctccctccctccgtccctccttccctccctccctccctctctctctctctctctctctctctctctctctctctttgatttttcgagacaggatttctctgtgtagccctggctgtcctgaaactcactctgtagaccaggctggcctcgaactcagagatctgcctgcttctgcctcccaagtgctgggatcaaaggcgtgtgccaccacgcccggctcctcTCCTTTCTTAGTGTTTATGTGCAGACACAGCAGGACTATGTGCCTAACAGTGGCCACTCCACCCTGCAGGCTCTCTGCAGCAGGGCCACCCCAGCACTCGTTACTGTTTAGCACAGCCTCCTGGGCTCTGGCTCCCCAGCCTTGTCCACTTAGCTTGTGTGTGACCACCCCAAAGCTGacacctctctcccctcttctcagTTGGTGTGTACCATCTTAATTCCTTGACTGCATCGTCTAAAGAGCCCCTTGCCTCACCCCCACGTCTCTTTTAACAGACAATAAACATCACTGTTacataaactattttatttaaataaaatcaggACTGACCCTTTCCCACACGCACCAGCACATGCACTCGCACAATCATGTCCTCATTTCTGTTCTTCCTGAACAGCCACCTCAAACCCCACAGGTTCTCATTGTGACCATCCTGAAACCTGAAAATTGGGATCCCATGCGAGACACTCTTCTCCCAGCCCTGGGCAAGCACTCTCCTCATCCTCCTGGTGGGACAGGAGGTTGGCTCTTCCAAGGCACCCAGATCTGGTGTGGTTTCCCTTCACACAGCCCAGGAGCACCAGCACCCAGAGCTGTTCTTGTGAGGCTGGAACTCCTCTCACATAAGAAAGGAGGCTTTGCAGCCATGCTTAAGTGCTCTCCAAAGGTTCCCGGCGTGGGTGCCACCTGGCGTGAGGAAGAGGGACGGAGAGCAGCTGAGCACCAACTTCTCTAACGCCACTCTGGAGGAGGGTGCCAGGCTCCAGTCCAACCTCTACCAAGAAAAAGCGAGCCCAGCGCCACACACAGGAAGGCAGGGATGGCAAGGTCTCAGCCTTGAGAAGCTCACATCTCTACCCTCCAGCACAGAGCCCATCAGGGACCCACTAGCACCTTGGCAATTGTAAGGGCTCAGCCCAACTGGAGACACACCATACAGACTGGGGCCATTTGGAGTTGGCCAAATGCCTGTGCTGATAACAGGGTTTGACTCCCCCACCTGACACTGAATGAAGGGCACACAGCACAGCGGCTAAGGTCACAAGAGGTGCACTGACAGGAGGCGGTGTCTTCCCGATGCACATGGACACTTTACACATTGCTCACAGGCAAGCTGGGACAGGACAAGAGCACAGGCTGCCGGGGACTCAGCAGCATATCTAGGGCACGCCTTCTGGGAAGACAGGGCCAGGAATCAAAGGGTGAGGGCCTGTCCAAACTCGTGGGCTAGGACGCTCATGTTCTCACATGACCTCCTCTGTCTTCTAGACCAAGTTCCCTGAGGGGAAAAGCCAGACAGACAGAAGTCAGGTCAGAATAGGAAATCAAGAGAGCATCAGAGAGACTTGAGTGCCAGCAGGGGAAGAGGAGACAGGGCCAGAGAGCAAGCCTTCTAGGTGGGTAAGGCAAAGAgagagctgcctcctgagagaagAAACGCTGAGGAAGCCAGGGACACAGCACTGAGACGGCTGATCCTGCCCAAGGAAGGCTGCAGACCAGGATCTGGGGCAGACAGGACTTGAGGAGGGAAGGCCTGTGGGCCCTGATTGCCCATGGTAGAAATCAAGCTAGCTCTGGCCAGAGCTACAGGCTAACACTGCGCTGGTGCCGGCCCCCTCGGACTCCGACGTCACTTCCCCTGCGTCCTCGACTCTGGGCTCCCAGCTCTTGGCCATCTAGACTGGCATGGTCCGAGAGGCCACGCAGGTGCTCCACTGAGTCACACTTCTGCAGGTCAGAGGCCACAGTGCGCAGACTCAATAAGCTCAGCGTGTCCGTATCTGGGCCTGGGCCGGGCCCAAGGCTGCCGCCCTCCTCCAGGCCCCCGCCCTCTGCCCCTTCAATCCCACTGTCCCCATCCTCAATGCCCTCAGGTCCAGCTTCAGCCCCAACAGGGGAGGATCGCCGTGGGCCCAGGGGATGAGGGGGCAAGCCCCGGCGCCTGGCGTGAATCTGCTCACTGATCTGCTCTAGATTACGCAGGGCCACCGAGTAGCGGGTCTTGGCCTGTGCCACCTGCTGCTCCAGTTCTGTCACCTTGGCCTTGTGctcctacagaaaaaaaaaaataggtaagcCATGAGATGTCTCCTGACCCCACTTGTCCGAGGTTAGACCTCCTACCCCAGAGCCCCTGGACACCTTCAGCACCTCTGAACTGCAATAGTCTCCAGCCCCACTGTCCTCTGAATGTCCGTCCTGACTTGAGGCCCAACTAGCCCTCCTCCTGTGTCTTCACCCCACTGGCggctcctccctttctctccattcttcctccccaccTGGCAGGTCTtcccccattcccacctcccaccACTTCTCACTTTCCTCATTTACCTTTGCTTCTGGATCAGTGTTCTCCCCCAGCACAAGCCGCTCCCCCCTGCCTGCCACTCCTGCAGGGTCATTCTGAGCACAGACCAGAGGACTGGCTGGTCTAGCAAGGTTTTATCTTTGTCAGTTGCCGGCACTAACCAAAGAAGCACACCAGCACTCGATCTACCTGCCCATCCTCCCCCATTAGCTACCTCCAGGATTTGGCTGAATTGGGCCTTGAGCTCAAAGTAGGGGCGGCTCTTGCCAATGGCCCGCCGGAGGGTCTTCTGCAGGGCCTGGACCCTAGCTTCAGCCTGCTGGCACAGCCTCGTCACACGCTGATGCTCCCGTTCACCTCGAAGACGCTCTTCCTCTGCCTCATTCACCTGGACCACATTGGGAGGGGACACACATCAGTAAGTAGACATTCAAATGACCAGCTAGGCTGCCAATAGGCACGCTGCCCTGAGGGAACCGGAAGGAACAGGAGGAATATCTGCAAAGCCCTTCCCACTCCTGCTGTCTACACAGCAAGACAGATAAGGATTCAGGGGCAACAAGGGCCCCTTACCATCTCTTTCGGATACAGATCTCAAGCACGTGCCTCTGAAAGCACCTCTTCCCCACCGGCTTACACATCATCGCCTGCATGGCCTGCCCCTCAGCTCTGCTGATAACATGGAAAGCTGCCACAGCCAGTTCAGTCCCTCTCAACCTGGATCAACACCCTCGAGCACAGTGCAGTTGTGCAGACACCACAGTCCTGAGGCACCCCTCAGTGACAGCGGCTTCATGTCAGGACAGGAGGCACAGAGGATGTAGGGTTCTCATAGCTTCCACAGTCTCCCTATCTGTGTAGCCCAGAGCATTATGTGACCAGGAGACAGGTGCAGGCTCCAGGCACCTTGTCTCCCAGAGTCAGACAAGTTCATGGGTGCTCCCATCCCCATGGCTACACCACAGCCTCAGTGACCCTTCCCTCTCTCACTACACTCACCTCATAAGGCCCACAATAGGACGGTGTCTTCTCTGTGCATTCAAAGAATTGAAAGACACAGTCACTATCCAGGAGTTGATACAGCCCTGTACATGCTGAAAGGGGCAGAATGAGACCATGCCAGGGTGCCCTATGCCCAGTCTAGTTTTAGAAGCTTGGAATGGTACACAAATTATACCTCCAACACATGCTGGCAGAGTGCAGGACCTGTGAAGGGGAAAACTTTCTGCAAACAGGACCAGGGAATCCCAAAGCTGAACCTAAATGAGTACTGAATCCAGAGCCACTGCCTGGGAGGAGCTCAGGGCCGGCCCCACCCAGAGGaaacaggagcagagaggaggctTTCTAAAGAGAGAGCTGGAATAACGGACGCACTGGAGGCGAGGCTGGGCAGCCATAGGACAGGTTCCACCTTAAAGGAAACCAAAGCTgaggggaggctggagtgggCGGGGAACAGGGAGGAACATGAAGCTGTGGTAAAGGAGTAGCTAAGGGGGCAGTGCCGGGCCCTGCTGCAGCACCCTCACCTTACAGGTAGCATGGTTGAGCATCTCCTGCCAGGTAGGGTCCAGTCGATTTTTGTCAGCCATGACCCCCTGCTCAGCCACAAAGACCATCTCCCGGGCGGCATTGTGCATGCTCACAGCCCGCTCATACCGCAATGCTGCCTTCTGTGTCTCCTGCTGGGCCTGTGGGGAGAGGGCCGTCAGGGTGGGAAGCCCAGAAGGATCCCAGTCACCCATTCAATCCGTCGAGGAGGTAAGgacaagaaaaagaggaaggccCACGTAGAAGTTCAGCTTCATTTCCCAAACCATACTAAGGATAGGTGCCGTCAAAGCAATGTCCTGCAGATTAGAAACACTGAAATAAATGTTAAGAAAGATATTGCCAGTGCATGGTGGCCACATGAAATCTAGCagactcacatatacacatacacataaaaacgagtatttttaaataaaaacaatatttgcAAGTATAAGGCTACATATAAGATGCTTATCAAATACATGAATTTCTTCTTTGACTGTTGTCTCCAAGGTATGCCATTATGTGTAGGCACATATTCCAACATCTGaaaaaaacatctaaaatatttCTTAGCCCAAAATTACAATAAGGAACGCTTCTCAGCTCACAGGCTAAGATCAAGTATAATACCTGTTATCAGTTAAACATGTGATACATGCTATGCTCTCCCCAAAATTAAGATGAGGGAGATTCAACCAGTGTTAGCCGAGCAAAAACCTGGGGTAATCCCCAGCTTCCGGTTATAGGAAACTGAATAGAAATAGCTTAGCTGGGCTGGTGTCGAGTAAGTCTTTATTCccaccatttgggaggcagaggcaggtggatctctgtgagttcaaggtggaaaccagcctggtctacccaaGACACAGGACAGcccaggggaaaagaaaggagggaaaaaagaagagaaaaaagaaaatagtccttGGGCTTTTAAAGTATGAcacaaggggagggagaaccaggaaaggggacaacatttgaagtgtaaataaagaatatacctaattttaaaaaaaatatgacaagggctagggtgtggctcagtagcAAAGCACTTGATGGCAGAGccactctccagccccacaaagcaTTCCATCACCAGAAGGTGGCTGTCTCGAGCTTTGGTGTTATGTCATAACACAGTTAGTTACACAGATAAGATGAAGGAACAAAGACAGCACATATTACATGACCCCATTTTTATACAACTGTTAACAAAgtggttttaaaacaaaaaagcaaaatatagaGATAGTAGAAAGGGAAAGAGCGCAGGTTTAGCTGCTAATAGCACCCAAAGAAACAGGTTCATGGCAGCGACACACAGACTTCCAGAGCCGGGGTGAGCATACCCTGTGCTCGCACAGCATTAAACAGCCACAGGGATCAAAAATCAGTTCGAGGACTCTCAGATCTTCAagatctgcatgtgtgtatgttttttaaGAAGTCATATTTCTCATACAATCTCATCAATCTTCTGCACTTCTCTAAAAACAGAAATCGTTTGCACATTTGACAAAGTGACACATAAATGACCAAGTCAAAGTTTTTGTTATAGGCTGATGGATAAGAGATTTATAAACGCTattattgaaaacaaacaaacaaaaaaccctaccaAATTTGGcagtattaataaaatatataaattcaacaAGAATTTTTAAATTCCTGAGTAAAGAgtgttcatgtgtttgctttcaaATGGATACTACTTATCAACTTATATTACTTAGCTAAATCTCTCATATATACAAAATCAAGAACTATCTGGGAGCTAAGGGCTGGGCTgctgaggggtgggaggagagtaTCTGCTCGCCCCTCATTACAACGTCTATATATTGTTCAATTTATATATAACTACGAGCTTGTCATCAAATTTAATTggtttaaaatgtaaattcttaaaaaaaatgcacatATTAAGAAGCATCTCTCATATGCAAAACATGAGTGTAAAATGGCTAGGCTGAATGAAATTTGCATTGTAAGTAATAATATGGTGATAATATATACCTACGTTGATAATATAGTGTAGAAACCATATGGGTCACATATTTTGTGATAAACAAAGACCTATTcccaataataatagtaaatattaatGCAATTAAATGACAAAAGAATTACCAAAACAGAGGACTATTGAGTCagtgcatggtggcacacacctttaatgccaacacacaggagacagaggcagtcagatctctctgagtttgaggctagcctggtctacatagcaag
Proteins encoded in this region:
- the Sh3bp5l gene encoding SH3 domain-binding protein 5-like yields the protein MADLKKAPGGRETPQGELRSEVVEDEVPRSPVAEEPGGGGSNSSETKLSPREEEELDPRIQEELEHLNQASEEINQVELQLDEARTTYRRILQESARKLNTQGSHLGSCIEKARPYYEARRLAKEAQQETQKAALRYERAVSMHNAAREMVFVAEQGVMADKNRLDPTWQEMLNHATCKVNEAEEERLRGEREHQRVTRLCQQAEARVQALQKTLRRAIGKSRPYFELKAQFSQILEEHKAKVTELEQQVAQAKTRYSVALRNLEQISEQIHARRRGLPPHPLGPRRSSPVGAEAGPEGIEDGDSGIEGAEGGGLEEGGSLGPGPGPDTDTLSLLSLRTVASDLQKCDSVEHLRGLSDHASLDGQELGAQSRGRRGSDVGVRGGRHQRSVSL